The DNA segment GTAGGCGTTGCCCCGATCCCCGGCCAACGTCAGCGCGACGGTGCGTGCCCGTTCGGGCCAGCGTTCAGCCAGCGCATCGCCGGGAGCAGCAGCCAGAGGTTCGTAACCCGCAGACTCCAGCACTGCCAGCGCCGCCGCCGAACCCTCCACCGCACGCAGTTCCACCCCCGGCAGACTTCCCAGCAATCCACCTGCCGCCGACAGGTCCAGCACCTCACCCGACACCCGGTCCTTTCGCATGGTCTGCACCAGCAACTCCTGGGCCGCGTCCACACCGGGAAAACCGTGCACGCCGGGTTTGGTGAGGGCAGTCATCCCTTCCAACCTCTGGCCGAGTCTGGCAGGGCGGATTCCGAAATAATCCCCACTGCCACCGGTTTCTTCACGCACAGGCGGGCGAACAATTCTGATTTTCTGCTTCTTGCGGCCAGTCACACCCCTCCATGTATCACATGCCGGTCCAGTTGGCATTCACCCAAGGGCGGCTCAATCTCCCTCACACGCGCTGCACAGGCGCAGGCCCCATGCTGAAGGGGCCAAACAATTTAACCTGGCCGGGTGAAGTCAGGAAGGCTGCCCCACAGTTGCTGGGGCTTTTTTCTGCCTTGATTTTCTGCCTTTATTCCCGCTCGTCCAGCACGCCCGCACCCTCGTGATCCGTGGTGACGGCCAGCGCATCCAACCGGATAGCAAAGCGGCGCTGGAAATCGGCCAGCAGCACGTCCACGCTCTCAGGCATCTTGCCCCGAACTGTTATGCCGACGCGATCCGCGCCGCCCTGAGACCACAGCCTCAGCGTGTGCTGGGCGTGGTCCAGCCCATGTCCCGCCAGCCAGAACACGACTTCACGCGGGAACAGCTTGACGCCCTTGACCTTGAGCATGCCGCCCACATTGCCAAAGACGCCGCCGGGCAGGTAAACCCCATCTGCACGCCTTTCCAGCCGGGTCAGGTCTCCAGTGCGGAAGCGCAGCAGCGGCATGGCCTGCTTGCTCAGGTGGGTCACGACGAGTTCTCCGCGTTCGCCGTCCGGCATGGATTGCCCGGTTTCGGGATCTATGACTTCCAGATGGACCCAGTCTTCCAGCACGCGCAGACCGTTCTTTTCGGGGGTTTCCAGGGCCATCATTCCGGCCTCGCTGCTGGCGTAGGCGTCCAGGGCCACACAGCCCAGCGCCGCTTCCACCCGCTCCCGGCGACCCGCGATGCTGGTGAGCGGCTCGCCCGACGAGATCAGCAGTTCTACCCGCGCACCTGCCTCGCCCAGCTTCTGCGCGAAACTGGGGGCGGACACGAGAACGCGCACACCCAGCTTCTGAATGGCGTCCAGTTGCGCTTCCGATTCACCGGGACCAAAGGGCAGGGTTTTTGCCCCCAATGACTCAAAGCCGTCCTGCATGATCCAGCCGCCCGCGAAACGGTGAAAGCCGAAGGCAATCTGAACGTGGTCTTCAGGGCGAACGCCTGCTCGTGCAAAGGCTGCCGCCGCCGCCTGCCCGTGCGCGTCAATGTCTGCCCGCGTCGCGTACTCAGGCAGCCAGCCCCCGCCCGGATGCGGCGTGAGGTGAACTCGGACGGCATCGGGGTGGGCCAGCTCGCCTGCCTCAAACGCCTCGGTCAGACGTTCACGGGTGAGGAAAGGGACGGCGGCCCAGTCCGTATTTTCAGGGAGATTCTGGAGTGCAGCGCGGTAGAGAGCATGGCCTTTGAGTCGGCCCAGTAACTCGGCGTGACTGGGCGGTGAAGTGGAACCCGGTTGGAGCGTGTCGGTCATTGGATGTCCTTAAAAAGAGGGCATGCGCTGCTTGCCACTCCCCTCTACTTAGTAGCTGTTCCAGTCCCAGCCTCCCATTCAAGGCGGGAGGGGCTAAAAGCTGAAAGCTCCGGCAACTTGCCTCATTCGCAAATCACATCCAGCGTTTGCGCCGCTTGTAACTTTTGACGTCCTTGAAGCTCTTGCGGACGCCGCCCTCGGTGACGCCCAGATAGAACTCCTTGACGTCAGGGTTGCTGGCAAGCTGGGCGCTGAGGCCCTCCATCACGATGCGCCCGCTCTCCATCACATAGCCGTAATCGCTGTTCCGCAGGGCGATATTGGCGTTCTGCTCCACCACCAGTACGCTCAGACCCTCCTCACGATTGATACGGCGCACGTTGTCAAAGATCTCGGCCACCAGCAGCGGCGCGAGGCCCAGGCTAGGTTCGTCCAGCAGTAGCACTTTCGGGTGGGCCATCAACGCGCGGCCAATGGCAATCATCTGCTGCTCGCCGCCGGAGGTGTACCCAGCCTGCTTGTGCCGCAGCGCGGGCAGCTTGGGAAAGTAGGTGTAGATGCGCTCCAGATCATCTTTCCAGTTACCACGGCCCAGAATCGCCCCGGCCCGCAGATTCTCTTCCACCGACAGGTGCTTGAACACGCGGCGGCCCTCCGGCACCTGCACCACGCCGGATTTGACGACATCGGTGCCGTTCAGGGCGCTGAGGGTCTTGCCGGCGAATGAAATGGTACCTTCCCTGATCTTGCCGTTCTCCGGTTTCAGCAAGCCCGAAATAGCCCGCAGCGTCGTCGTTTTCCCCGCGCCGTTGGTGCCGAGCAGCGAGGTGACCTGCCCGGCCCGCACGGTCAGGCTAACGCCGCGCAAGACCTGAATAATATCGTGGTAGACGACTTCCACGTTGTTGACGGTCAAGTCGTCCTTGCTGGCGGCCACCTGGGGCGGCGGGACGTTGGCAGGTTGGGGGGTGGAGAGGGTCATCTCAATTAATCTCCTGATTGCGATGCCGCGAAACACAGGCGAAGCCGCATCTCTTGACCCCTCTCCCGCAAGGGTAGAGGGGCGCTGCGTTGGCAGCGGGTGAGGGGGCCACCGGGCAGGCCACCGCTCTGGCAAGTTGCCCGGCCCCTTCCCACGTCTCTTACTTCATCGGGTGAATGAGCTGGAACAGCGCACTCCGTTGCGCCCCGGTGATCGCCTTGAAGTTGCCCGTCGCGTCGGCTTGCAGCAGGCGCAGGCTTTCGGCACCGATATGGTCCTTGGCGCTGAAGGTCACCGGGCCGACGGCGAACCCGGGGTTAAACGACTTGCTGCCGTTCATGCTGATCAGACCCTTGTAGATCCCGGCGGCGTCCGGGTTGGCCCCGGCGCGTTTCATGGCCTCGATGGCAATGGCCGACGCCAGCATCCCACTGGTGTAATGCACGCTGCGGATGGTGTCCGCATTGCGCTTGTACTGCGCCCCGATCTTCTTCGTCAGGATGATGCCGGGCTGGTTGCCCTCGTCATACAGGTAGTAACTGGTGGCCCAGATGAAGTCCTTGGCGGCGTCTCCAGCCAGCTTGGTCAGGTCCTCGCCCCCGGTGTAGTGCGCGCCCATGAACTGCATCTTGCCCAGCAGGCCCAGCCGCTTGGCATCCTTGAGGATGTTTGCCACCGGCCCGGCGGTGTTCTGGTTGATGATGTACTTTGCGCCCTGCGACTCCAGCCTCTTGAGCAGGGCCGTGTTGTCCAGATTGTTGCCGCCGACTTCCTGTACGTCGGTGATCTTGAGGCCCAGGCGTTCGGCGGCCTTGCGGGCGTCCACCACCGGATCACGACCAAAGGGACTGGGGTTGACGATCAGTGCCACCTTCGCGCCGCGCTCCTTCTTGGCCACGTATTCCAGCAGGGCCACGATGTTCTCGGAGTAGCTGCTGACGGGCAAGAAGGTGTAGGTGTTGTCGGGCGGATCGATGATACCGATGTGGTAGCTGGCCGTCAGCGTGGGAATCTTGGTTTCCTGAATCACGCTCTTGAGTTGTAATGCCCCGCCCGTCGCGTAGCCCAGGAAGACCGGGGCGTTCAGGTTCGCCACGAAATCCTCAAAGTTGCGCTGGGTGTTGGCGTTGTTGTACTGGTCGTCACGGATCACGCAGTTGAGAGTGATGCCCGGCAGCATTTTCTGCGCGTTGGCGTACTTGCAGTAGTCTTCCACGCCCGCCGCGTAGCTGGCCCCGGCGTCACTGGTTGGCCCAGTGATGGCCCCGGACCAGGGCAGCGTCACCGTCTTCTGTGCAGCGGCAAACGACAGGGAAACGAGGGCGGACAACATCAGGGTCTTTTTCATGGGTGGAACCTCCAGTCAGCGAGAGGGCGAGTAAGGATGTGCATTGACGTTGATATTGGAGGGTGGATTCGTTGCACTTCTAGGGCCGCTAGAACTTATAAGGCCACTTCTTGAAATAGAGCCGCGATAATCGCCACCAGTTGGCCAGCCCGCGCGGCTCGAACATCAGAAACAGCACGATGGCGAGGCCGAAGGACAGCGGACGCAGCGCCGTCGCCACATCCACCCCCGCCGGAAAGAGGTTCTGCGTCCCCAGCCACTGGCTGCCGTTGCCCACCAGACGGTCCAGCGTCACGATGAACAGCGGCCCCAGGAACGATCCCGGCAGGCTGCCCAGACCGCCCACAATCGCCATCGCCAGCAGTTGAATGGAGATGTGCAGACCGTAATCCTCGATCACCACGGCTTTCTGGAAGTACGCGAACAGCCCGCCTGCGATGCCGGCGTAGAACGAGCCGATCATGAACGCCATGATCTTGGCGGTGCCGGGGTTGATCCCCATCGCGGCGGCGGCCCGGTCATTGTCCCGCACGGCGATCAGCGAGCGCCCATGTTTGGTCCGCAGCACATTGCGCCACAGCAGCCCCATCACCACCAGCACAGGAAGAATCAGGTAGTACCACACGAAATTGTGGTTAAAGAAGGTGGCCTTGACCCCGAACACCTGCACCTGCGGCAGGCTGATTGCGCCCCCCTGCGCCAGCAGCGGCGTGTGCCCCACGCCCCACTCGAAGATGATCTGGAAGGCGAGGGTGGCAACCGCTAAATACAGGTACTTGAGACGGAGGCTGGGCAACCCGACGAACGTGCCGACGAGCGCCCCCGCCAATCCCCCAATCGGAATAGCAAGGAAGAAGGGGAGGTTGAGCCGCGTGGCCGCCAGCGCCGTGGCATACGCACCCACGCCCATGAACGCCGCCTGCCCGATATTGATCAGCCCCGTGTACCCGGTGGTGATGTTCAGCCCGATCACGGCCACCGCGTAGATCA comes from the Deinococcus sp. AJ005 genome and includes:
- a CDS encoding phenylacetate--CoA ligase family protein encodes the protein MTDTLQPGSTSPPSHAELLGRLKGHALYRAALQNLPENTDWAAVPFLTRERLTEAFEAGELAHPDAVRVHLTPHPGGGWLPEYATRADIDAHGQAAAAAFARAGVRPEDHVQIAFGFHRFAGGWIMQDGFESLGAKTLPFGPGESEAQLDAIQKLGVRVLVSAPSFAQKLGEAGARVELLISSGEPLTSIAGRRERVEAALGCVALDAYASSEAGMMALETPEKNGLRVLEDWVHLEVIDPETGQSMPDGERGELVVTHLSKQAMPLLRFRTGDLTRLERRADGVYLPGGVFGNVGGMLKVKGVKLFPREVVFWLAGHGLDHAQHTLRLWSQGGADRVGITVRGKMPESVDVLLADFQRRFAIRLDALAVTTDHEGAGVLDERE
- a CDS encoding ABC transporter ATP-binding protein — its product is MTLSTPQPANVPPPQVAASKDDLTVNNVEVVYHDIIQVLRGVSLTVRAGQVTSLLGTNGAGKTTTLRAISGLLKPENGKIREGTISFAGKTLSALNGTDVVKSGVVQVPEGRRVFKHLSVEENLRAGAILGRGNWKDDLERIYTYFPKLPALRHKQAGYTSGGEQQMIAIGRALMAHPKVLLLDEPSLGLAPLLVAEIFDNVRRINREEGLSVLVVEQNANIALRNSDYGYVMESGRIVMEGLSAQLASNPDVKEFYLGVTEGGVRKSFKDVKSYKRRKRWM
- a CDS encoding ABC transporter substrate-binding protein — protein: MKKTLMLSALVSLSFAAAQKTVTLPWSGAITGPTSDAGASYAAGVEDYCKYANAQKMLPGITLNCVIRDDQYNNANTQRNFEDFVANLNAPVFLGYATGGALQLKSVIQETKIPTLTASYHIGIIDPPDNTYTFLPVSSYSENIVALLEYVAKKERGAKVALIVNPSPFGRDPVVDARKAAERLGLKITDVQEVGGNNLDNTALLKRLESQGAKYIINQNTAGPVANILKDAKRLGLLGKMQFMGAHYTGGEDLTKLAGDAAKDFIWATSYYLYDEGNQPGIILTKKIGAQYKRNADTIRSVHYTSGMLASAIAIEAMKRAGANPDAAGIYKGLISMNGSKSFNPGFAVGPVTFSAKDHIGAESLRLLQADATGNFKAITGAQRSALFQLIHPMK
- a CDS encoding branched-chain amino acid ABC transporter permease — translated: MPASRFTQTGNYRTKYQQDQTIFATYSEQLSLIVLIGLLLLLPLILPKTMLRDVNMIMIYAVAVIGLNITTGYTGLINIGQAAFMGVGAYATALAATRLNLPFFLAIPIGGLAGALVGTFVGLPSLRLKYLYLAVATLAFQIIFEWGVGHTPLLAQGGAISLPQVQVFGVKATFFNHNFVWYYLILPVLVVMGLLWRNVLRTKHGRSLIAVRDNDRAAAAMGINPGTAKIMAFMIGSFYAGIAGGLFAYFQKAVVIEDYGLHISIQLLAMAIVGGLGSLPGSFLGPLFIVTLDRLVGNGSQWLGTQNLFPAGVDVATALRPLSFGLAIVLFLMFEPRGLANWWRLSRLYFKKWPYKF